DNA sequence from the Pseudomonas fluorescens Q2-87 genome:
TCAGGTAGCGGCTGATGCGTTCGCGCATGGCGTTGAACGCCCGCCCCACCTCCACCACTTCGCTGCCGCCGCCCTCGGCCACGGGCTCCACTTCGGCGCCCAGGGACATATCCCTTGCCGCCCGGGCCAGCCGCTTGAGGGGCCGGCTCTGCCAGTGGACCAGCAAACCGATGAACAGCAGCAACAAGCTGCTGGTGAGCACGATGAAGCCGACCTGCTGCTTGGGCAGGTCCTGCTCTTCGAGACTGGTATAGGGCTCCGGCAACAACGAGGCGATGTACAGCCATTCGCCGGGGGCCATTTGGATTTGCGTGACCAGCACCGGCGGGTTCACCGGTTCAAGGGTCAAGGCATAGTGCGCCCATGAGCGCGGCAGTTCGTCGAGCTTGAGCCCGGCGTTGAAAATACGCAGATCGTCGGGGCTGACGAATGTCACCGAAATGTCGGCATTGTGGCCCAAGGACCGGCGCAGCACTTCGTCCACCGCCTGGAGCACCGCCAGTTTGCGTGGCGTCACCGGCAGCACGTCCATGCCCAGGGGCTTGTCATTGAGCGTGACGACAAACCGCGTACCGCCCATGCTGCGCAATTGGTCGAGTACCAACGGCCGGTAAGCCACCGGCAACGACCGCAAGTAGCTGACGCTGGCGGTCATCGAATGAGCCAGGCTGCGGGCGCTGGTGACCAGGCCCTCAAGCTGGGTGGCGCGCAGTTGCGACACCCAGATCAGGCTGGAAAGGGTCTGGGCGAACAGCACCACCAGTAAAGTCAGCAGCAGCATGCGACCCAGCAACGAACGCGGCACTGGCACCCGCCGGGCGACTTTCCTGACCCAATCAGTGACCATTGCTGGCAACCACACTGGCCGCCAGTTGATAACCGCTGCCGCGCACCGTACGGATCAACCGCGGCGGCTTGTCGGTGTCGCGCAAGCGCTGGCGCAGGCGACTGACCGCCATGTCGACGATCCGGTCCAGGGGCATCAGTTCACGACCACGGGTGGCATTGCCGATGGTGTCGCGGTCGAGGATTTCCTGGGGATGATCGAGGAACAGCTTGAGCAGGGCAAAGTCGGCGCCAGAGAGAATCACCTCTTCGCCGTCGGTGTGGAACAACCGGTGACTGACCATGTCCAGTCGCCATTCATCGAAGGCCAGCACTTCGCCGCCGGAGCGCTCCTGGCCGAATTGCGCCCGGCGCAGCAAAGCCTTGATGCGCGCCTGCAATTCACGCGGGCTGAACGGCTTGCCCAGGTAGTCGTCGGCACCCAGTTCCAAGCCGATGACCCGGTCGGCCTCGTCGGAGCTGGCGGTGAGCATGATGATCGGCACATGGGCCTGGCGCGGGTGCTGGCGAACCCAGCGGCAAAGGCTGAAGCCGTCTTCATCCGGCAGCATCACATCGAGAATCACCAGGTCGCTCGGAGCGTCGTTCAACGCCTGGCGGAACCCGGCGCCATCGGGGGTGGTACGCACCTGGAAACCCGCGCGACTGAGGTAGGTGTCCAGCAGCTCGCGAATTTCCTGATCATCGTCGACCAACAAAATCGATTTGTTCA
Encoded proteins:
- a CDS encoding ATP-binding protein translates to MVTDWVRKVARRVPVPRSLLGRMLLLTLLVVLFAQTLSSLIWVSQLRATQLEGLVTSARSLAHSMTASVSYLRSLPVAYRPLVLDQLRSMGGTRFVVTLNDKPLGMDVLPVTPRKLAVLQAVDEVLRRSLGHNADISVTFVSPDDLRIFNAGLKLDELPRSWAHYALTLEPVNPPVLVTQIQMAPGEWLYIASLLPEPYTSLEEQDLPKQQVGFIVLTSSLLLLFIGLLVHWQSRPLKRLARAARDMSLGAEVEPVAEGGGSEVVEVGRAFNAMRERISRYLTERSQLFSAISHDLRTPITRLRLRVELLEDENLQAKFGRDLDELELLVKGALQCVKDTDIHENIEPVDLNHVLDCLVEPYLAPHGNGRVTQDGRALAPYPGKPLALKRCIGNLIDNALKYGQNAHLHIDDDEAAFILHVDDEGPGVPEQRLEQVFEPHFRLAGQQQGYGLGLGIARNIAHSHGGEVSLQNLREGGLRVTLQLPRSVE
- a CDS encoding response regulator, whose product is MSSVNKSILLVDDDQEIRELLDTYLSRAGFQVRTTPDGAGFRQALNDAPSDLVILDVMLPDEDGFSLCRWVRQHPRQAHVPIIMLTASSDEADRVIGLELGADDYLGKPFSPRELQARIKALLRRAQFGQERSGGEVLAFDEWRLDMVSHRLFHTDGEEVILSGADFALLKLFLDHPQEILDRDTIGNATRGRELMPLDRIVDMAVSRLRQRLRDTDKPPRLIRTVRGSGYQLAASVVASNGH